A stretch of DNA from Shewanella sediminis HAW-EB3:
AATAAACTTGTCCGGTGGAATGAAACCAAACTCAACGTCATACCAACGGATAAGGGCTTCAAGTGAGACAATACGGTGAGTATTGCTATCTACAATGGGTTGGAAATACAGCTCAAATCGTTCATTTTCTACCGCTTCATGCATTTTTTGCTCTATGACAGAGAACTCATCATTTTGACGGCTCAGGTTATCAGAAAAATGCTGGTAGCCCCCTTTCCCCTTCTTCTTTGCATGATACATGGCGATATCAGCATTCTTTATCAACTCTTGAGTCGTCACTCCATTTTGTGGATAACAGGCAATACCAATACTGGCGCTGATATAATAGCTCTTACCGCTAAGCAAGATAGGCTGAGATATTATCTCCAGGATCCGTTTTGCGACTTTCTCGGCGATGTTAATCGACGGTAATTCGCCAAGGAAGACGGTAAATTCATCTCCACCAAGCCTGGCCACCATATCGCTATCACTGAAGTGCTCACAGAAATCTTTACTACGCAGATTGCGGTGCAAGCGGTCACCAATTTCATGCAGAAGTTGATCACCCGACTGATGCCCTAGGCTGTCATTAATATGTTTAAAGTTATCCAGGTCGATAAACATGACAGCAAGTTGTCCCCTATCGCATTTGGCGGATTCCAAAGATAGGTTCAGATGTTTGGTAAACATAAACCGGTTGGGTAATCCGGTAAGAGGATCGTTAAATGCCAATTCACGGATTTTCTCATTCGATTTAAAAAGCTTAAGACTCATCCGGTTAAACTCTTTGCCTAATTCATTAAGTTCATCATCACCCGATGTTTTCACCTGAATCAATTCGACATTATTACCCAAACGCAGAAATGCGTGATGCAACTTATTGAGCGGACGAATAATTTGGAAATGGCTCAGGAAGATCAACAGAGGAATCGCAAATGCAACCGTAGAAAGCGTAATAATGGTCACTAACCAACTCATATCTCTGCTGTATTGCAGCAAAATGGTCTCGGGAAGCAAGGCATGTAACCATAACCCCTGTTTCAGAGGCATGCTGGTGTGATAAAAACTTTCACCATCGAGTTCATGAACGCTAAAGCTTGATGGCCTCTCTGAATCTTGTTTTAAAGCCTGGTAAACGGAGGTGATATCGGTTGCCGACTTAGCAGAATAGGGTAAAACTGCGGCCCCCGATTGATCAGTAATAATAAAACGCCCTCCACTCCAGGGAGAGTCAAGAAGCACTTCGTTTATGGCATCCAGGCTAACTGTGATGACAAAGTAGCCCCGCATCTTTGGATCGGCGTTAAATGAATCCACCGCCTTATTAATAATGTTTACCCGTTTTGACACATACAGACTAAATTTGTCATTGTCCGGGTTAGTAAGAAGCTGTGTTTTATTATTATTTTCATCATGCCCCATCGAGATAAATAGCTCACTCGCCTCCTCTTCATCTTTAAGATTCGCGATAAAATAAGAAGTTAAACGGAGATCTTCGTAACCATCGGGGAGTATTACCCGCATTTCGTAGTATTGAGGAAATACCTTCATGATGCTTTTCAATTTCCGCAGCAAAGGACGCTGCATCAGCGTATAGCGCTCATCCTCATTTTCGGTCAACACATAGTTATGTAACAAGGAGTCATTCACAATTAACTCTACATTAGCTTGTGCCGTGTTCACTAGACGATCCGTTTGAGCGACAACTTGTTCAAGGTACTTAGTCACCTGAGTAACACTGCTTTTCTCTGCAGCGCTCTTAAGTTCAACAAAAGCCATGGCCCCCAGCAAGATGAGCGGGATGCAAACCAGTGATGTCAATAATAGAGGTAGCTTTGTCTTAAGTTTCATAGGCGTCTATGGCAAAACATTTATGCTGATAATGTTACGTTTACGCTGGCTCCTGGCGGATAGTGGCTTATAGAACTCAGAGTTTTTAAGGCTATCAGCATCGGGATAGATCACCTTGTCGTTCAAAAACTCATCGGGCAATAGTTTTTCGGCCGCCAGATTGGGGGTTGCGTAATAGACGTATTGAGCGAGTTGAGCCGCATGCTCAGCTTGATTAATAAAATTAAGAAAAGCATAGGCCAGGTCAGGTTCTTTCGCCTTTGCACCTATGGTGAGGTAATCAACCCAAATTGCTCCTCCCTCTTCAGGCAACACAAAGGTCAGGTTTTCGCTGTGCTCCTTTACCATCAGGGCATCACCGTTGTAGATCATGGACGCTAATATCTCCCCGGTCACTATGGGCGAGTGTTCATCGAGGGTCATATAGATATAAGAATTAACCATAGCCTTTTGTGATTGCAGCACTTCTTCAACTTCATTGAGCTGTAAACTCACTTCGCTATTAGCCGAGTATCCCAATGATTTAAGCCCCATACCAATCAAATCGCGAGGCTCGTCAATCATACCGAGCTTGCCTTTTAAGTCAGGAGCAGGGCTGTATAGCTGTTTCCAATGAGTGATAGGCTCTTTGATGACATCATGGCGATAGACGATACCTACGGTTCCCCAAAAATAAGGAATGGCATATTCCACCGCCCCGGGAAATGCGCTTCTCCATTTAGGGCTCAATTGCTCAAGAAAAAGGAGTTTGTCGGTTTCTAGCTTGGCAATCCAGCCACGATTAATATAACTTTGCAGATCGACACCCGAAGAGAGAATGAGGTCGTAACCATCGGCGTTATTTTGTAGTAGAAGATCTGAGCGTTGCTCATCTGAGCCATAATAAATTTCGGAGATTTTAACCTGATATTCTTGTTCAAAACGAAGAACAAGGTCCGGATCCAGATATTCGCTCCAATTGAGAATCGTCAGCGTTCTCTCAGCGCCATGGGAAGCCTGAGTAAACAAAGAGAGAAGAATCACTGCTACACACAGAGTAAGATTAAATCTCAAAAGTATGCTCATCCTTGGTATTAAATCCATTTACCATACTCATTATAGACACTCTTATCGTTTAATCCATAAGTTGATTGTTCTATAACGTATTGAATATCATCGCTCTTTACATGAAAGCCTTAGATATTTCATATTCAAAGGCTAATAATTCAAGGGCTAAGTCCATGTCTAAGTGAACGACAATCGAAGATTTTTATCTACAAAATCTCCCCCCGCCCTTCACTACTCAAATTACTAGAATACAATCAAAAGGTACACCTGTAATCACTGTCTACTCTCAAGAACTAGGACTCAAGTCTCAAATTTCCAGCTAAACTCCCCCCCCCCTCCAGTTTTGGAATGAATTCCAATGCGGTACAGATATCTCAAAAGGCGATAATTGTTCAAATAAAGCCCTGAATTTTTGGCCCTGGTCAAGCAAGATTATGACATTCTCATGACCATGGGATGACTGTCATTCATCTGCAGTAGATCCCAAAGGTTGCCATATAGATCTTCAAACACGGCAACGGTGCCATAGCCCTCCTCTTTGGGCGGTCTGATAAACCGGATCCCTTCGGCACACATTCGATGATAATCCCGCCAAAAATCATCGGTATTGAGAAAAAGGAACACTCTGCCACCAGTTTGGTTACCGATAAAGTCTTCCTGCTCCGCTTTAGAAGCTCGCGCTAACAGCAAGGTCACACCGTTTGAGCCAGGAGGAGAGACAACCACCCAACGTTTATCTTGCTCAGCTTGATAGGTGTCTTCGACTAACTCAAACTTCAGCTTGTTGACGTAGAAATCGATGGCTTCATCATAGTCTTTGACCACCAATGCGATATGAATAATTGATTGTTTCATCTGTCACCCTGTGAAATTCTTCCGACATGATAATAACTGTACTTGCGGGATTTTAAAAAGGTTTGTTAAACCGCTTCCCTATATCCATAATGATTAGCCATTGAACCTTTGACGAAATGAATCACACACTACACCTGTGATATTTAGGACTGTGCGATGCAATCTCAAGCGGTATACATCTTATTGGCACTGTTGTCGGCAATCATGATGGGCACTATAGGGGTATTCGCTAAATATGCAGCCCTGCCCGCCGAGCAGATCACTTTTTTCAGGCTCCTGTTGGGTTCACTGTTTTTAATCAAATAAACGCCAGCCCATGCTCAAAGTAGAAGTGCACCAGACTCTAAGTCTTGTGCGGCTTTTTCTTTACATAGAGAGTCTTATTCACCTTGGCTATCACATCACCCATTTCATCTTTTATCTCTAAAGTGAATGAAGGGAAATATTTCTCACCACTATCTGTTTTAAGTTTAATTTGCTCCAATTGGTCATCTGAAATTGCGATCACACATCGCACCGTTTTTCTGGTCGCCTTTAAAAACTCGATATTTGCTGCACTGTCCCATACCCAGTATCCATCACCGAGCAGCCGCATCAAAAGTAACATCAGATGTGGATCGACCATGGAGTAGAGACTACCGCCAAAGTGGGTATTAACCGCGTTACGATTAAACCAACGCACAGACATGGATACATGTAGCTCACGCCAATCCTGGCTAATATAGGTAATTTTAATGCCCGCTCCGAGGTAAGGCGGGTAAAGATTAAGTAATCGTTTAAATAAGTTTGGGCTTAGCTTCATTTACTTCCTCTTGATCTTAACATTCCAGAGTGGGGCTAATACCAATAGGTATAACCCCCTGAAGACGCTATCTCAGCCTTGAAAACGGCAATAAACAGTTCTTGTATCGGGCCTATAAGGCTTGTTAGTGTACAACACGATAATCTATTTCCATTTTATTACTGTTTTTGACGAAAATATCAGTGAAATACCAATACATATGAAATACAAAGTACTAAAAATATTTCACTCCGGTTTTCGCTGGGGCTATGGCTGGAGCTATCCACGAACTTATGCCCCGCTCACTCAATCAGAGCTTACCAGAGTGCAAAATCAGTTGTTACAACAAGGGATGATGGAACCGACATTAATCGGCAAGCCTGATCTTAATCAATGACTCTTTTTTTACTTCACCGTATGGTGTATCTCAAATTGAGCGACTCAATAAATTTAGCCACGCTTAATTCACGCTAAACAAATTATGTTTTCCATCATTATCTAAACGACAAGTTGAACAAATATTTAAAGAAGAACCTAAACAATAACTTAATCAACGGATATCTTTAATGGCTCCTATCATTTGTAAGAGTGCACTCGAAGCAGTTTCCCTAATCCAGGACGGCGAGACCCTCTGGACCCACTCCATGGGAGCGACACCCAGATTACTGCTCAACGCCTTGGCTCAGCACGCTCTGACCAAGAAAGATCTCACCCTGTTACAACTTCATACCGAATGTGCCGAATCCCTTAGCGATGAGAAACTCAAAGGGCACCTGCGCCACCGCTGTTTCTTTGGTGGCTTACCGACGCGCCTATTGCTACAGCAAGGGGATGCCGACTATGTCCCCATCTTCCTCTCGGAAGTTCCTAAGCTGTTTCGCTCGGGCGAACAGAAGATAGACACGGCCATCGTTCAGGTTTCACCACCCGACAAGCATGGCATGTGCTCCTTAGGTATTTCGGTGGAAGCGACACTGGCCGCCTGTCAGATGGCCGGAAAGATCATTGCACATATCAACCCACAGATGCCCCGTACCCATGGTGATGGTTTTATCCATTACGACAAGTTTGCCGCGGTCTACGAGGCCAGTGCTCCTCTGCCCCAGCACCCACTCGCTGCCAGCGATGAAACCAGCCTGGCGATTGGTAATAACGTGGCAAAGCTGGTCAGAAACGGTGACTGTCTTCAGATGGGGATTGGCGCGATTCCGGATGCGGTACTTAGCTGCCTTAATGGCCATAAAGATCTGGGGGTCCACACTGAGCTCTTTTCCGATGGAGTGCTTAATCTGGTCGAAAGTGGTGTGATCAATAACAGTAAGAAGAAAGTTCACCCGGGTAAACTGGTGACAGGCTTTGCATTGGGCAGCCAGCGACTCTACGACTATGTTGACGATAACCCTTCGGTCATATTTATGGATATTGAGCAGGTGAATGACACCTCTATCATCAGAAAAAATCCGAATGTGATGGCAATTAACTCCGCGCTTCAGGTCGATATTTCCGGCCAGATCTGTGCAGATTCTTTAGGGACTCGTATCTATTCTGGTGTAGGTGGTCAGATGGACTTTATTCGGGGAGCGGGTTTATCTGAGGGCGGGCGTTCGGTTATCGCACTGCCGAGCACCGCAGCTGGCGGCAAGGTCTCAAGAATTGCGACAGTCCTTTCACCCGGCGCAGGCGTAGTGACGACTCGAGCTCATGTTCACTATATCGTCACCGAATATGGCATCGCCAATCTTCGTGGACGCTCTCTGAGAGAGCGAGCCAGAGCGCTGATCGACATCGCCCATCCAGATTTCAGAGAACAGCTCTGTAGAGAAACCTTCGATATGTGGGGCTTGAGCGTTTAATTGCTTAATGCTATTACGAGGTAATTTGTGATGTAAGCCAGTTGCGTTCGACAACTGGCTATTTAACCTGTCAGCAGAGTAAACTAAATAATCTCACCGAAAGTCTAAGGCAGTATTATGGCTCGACGCCGTAGGCAGTGGCACTGACTAAGATACATTGCACCGAATAACCAAACTCCAGCCAAAGCTTATCATCTATGGATACGTCGGTTAAAAATAGTGTCCCCTCCCTTTGCCCCTTTGCATCGGCTATCGCTGCGCTCGTTGATGTCGAGTCATCTTGTGGGATGAAGTAAAGCGCTGCCGTTTGACAACTTTTACCTTCTACAGGCCCAAGATTTGTCAGACCCTGCTCCTCTATTTCATTGTTCGCCACAAATGTTTGCGTCACGAATGAGCCATGGTTGGCTAAGTTGCACCCGGTTAACCATAACAGTGACACTAATAGTGCTGAACTTAGTGCTAAATGACGTAGATTCAAAGAGTAGCCTCCGACATATTTTTGCCTAAAAATTAATAGTACAGCGACAGTACGGCAAAATACCAGATTAGTATTCAATCTTGTCGTACTTAAGTTAAAAGGCAACAAGAGCATCCCATCTAAGCTGATAAACCTAACGCAAAAACCGTTAGCCTCTCTTTAAGATAAAGTCTAACCCGCCTGTTATCGCTGCAACTTGTGCAAGGATACAGTTTTCATCGTCGACCAGAGGGCTGTCAGGATAAACCTCGGTTGTCGTCGTAAAGGCCGCGTCACTAAAACCGATACATAAACCCAGTGCCTTAGTCGCATAATTTACCACCCCCTCCTGAGAAAGCGGGACGCCGATGAGTTTACCCTCCCCATCCGGCGGCGCGATATGTGTCACCTGGGCGACGACCTCAATAATCGCTTTTTGAAATTCATCAACCGGGTTTTCAGTATCACCCACAAGGTAGAAGCCATCGGGGATGTTCCAATTATTATGCACACTGCCATCTCGGGCAGCTAACGCAGGCCTGAACTCACTATTGTCGGTGTCAGTGGTTTCATGAAGGTCGATATGTGCGGTGAGCTTAAGTTGGAATGTGGCAATATATCGCATCAATGCAGCCGACTCTTGTGATGGGCTATCTTCATAGAAGGAGCGATTAGGGTCTACAGCGCTTGGATTCCAGCGGTTAATGGTTTCATATCCCCAAGGGCTCAGGCATGGCGCAACAATAATGTTGAACTGGTCGCTATAAGACTCAGCTTTGGTTTCAAGAAAGCGAATGGCCCCCTGAACACCGCTGGTTTCATAACCATGAACGCCTCCGGTGACCAAGATGGTCGCCTTGTTGCTATCCCATTGACGACTTCTGACGACAAACAGCGGGTATGTGCCCGCATCATAGGAGAGCTCACCATATTGTTCGACATCGAAACGAGCCTTCAAAGGCTCCAGTTTTGCTACCACCTCTTTTTGATAGGAGCGTTTGACCTCTTGTTGAAGGAGCCATTGCTTCTTCTCCTCTTCACCCCATTTATTGCCCGGTATGCCGATCGAATAGGTGTCTGACTGTTTCATATATTGCCTTATGATTAGAGGTGTCGATTATAATACCTTGAAGTTACAAGCAAATAAAAGTTTGCCAATAGGCGACACAAGATAAGTTTGATTAAAACAGTCAATCATCAGTAAACGGCGATGATCTCATATTCCTTTCGATTATCCCCAATATTGATAACCACTGTATCATCAAGCATTCGGCCCATTAACGCATTGCCAAGGGGAGAGGAAGGCGTGATTACCATAACCTCAACATCCTCAGCTAAGGCCTGGTTATCCACCTTCATGGAAAATTTTACGCCGCCGGCACCGGGTCCGATAAATAGAGATTGTTCATCATCTTTTTCATCCATGATGACAACCAGAGCCCCAAGCCCTATCGGTGTCTCATCATTAAATGCGCAGAGATTAAGTTCTGTAAACGCTTTGAGATCCATCGAGCACTGTGCCACACGCTGAGCTTGTCCATGTGCAAGATACGATGCTTCCAGTCCAAATGTTTCGTACTTACTCCTGGCGACCGTCTCACTATGAGTGGCTGTTTCATGAGCTTGATTTGCCGCCTTTTCAGCGGACAACTTGATGGCGTCGAGTTGTTTCAGTATTTCGGTGAGTAATATTGATTTATTCATCTTGATTTCGGATATTTGTCATGGGGATAAAGCGCAATATTTTGGTAGTGAAAGCAACAGAGCTTTTCGTTGGCTAATTTCACTACCCGCTAAAGTTCACCTATTTAACTTACCGTTAAACTAACAAATTCAACCGCCATTAATAATACTGATAAGTCTGTTGATGAATCGTTTGACCGCCTCTTTATCGGAAAACTTAAATGCTAGACCATAATGAATGCCGTTGAGGCTCTTCTGCACACGTTTAGGAAATCGAGTCATCTCATTATTATGGAAATAGCCCTCTTTGTGTTTAACTCCTTCGAGTTCAGAAAGATCGGCCAGGAACACTTCATAAGCAGGCCTGATAACCAGTTGGCAATCTTTATCGGCACCGTGAAGGTAGATAGGCTCTTTGAGCTCCGGCAGCATATATTCGGTGATTTTCTTAATGGTGAAATTTGTTCTGCAGTTGAGTGAACTTAACTCAGCCATCAATTCGCTGTGTTCAATTGCCAATGGGACGCTCCTAATGTGTTGACTCCGGCAGGAAAATTCCTGCCGCCACGAATGCTATTATCATCGGGACTCTAGCAAAAATACGCTTCTCATGCTGCATAAATTATTGTCTTCGCTTTTTAATCGAAACACAGAGTTATAAAATTGTTATTGTTAATCTCACTCATTCTGGCTTAATCTAGACAAACATTGACCATTATATTTAATAACCATATTAGAGGCTTATGCGTCGTCTTCCTCCACTAAACCCCCTAAGGGCATTTGAATCTGCAGCCAGACACGAGCATTTCTCTCGTGCTGCCGATGAGCTGTGTGTCACTAACAGCGCCATTAGCCATCAAGTGAGGACATTAGAGGAGGCGTTAGGGATCACGCTATTTGAGAAACAAGGGCGTAATGCCAAACTGACGCAATCAGGTAAAAATTTATTGCCAGCGATACAGGAAGCCTTCGATATCATAGGTGAGGCGTGCGAGAAAGCAGTCAAACCCGGGGTGACCGGCCGATTGATTATCTCAGCTCCACCAGAACTCTCATCCAAATGGCTGATTAAGCAGATAGGTGATTTTGCCGACCGTTACCCTTCAATCGATGTCAGTTTACTCGAACACGCCAGCGATGAGCAGAACATCAACCCGGAAGCCGATCTGAGTATCATCTATGGGGCCGGAGATGGAGACTGGAATCGTTATTGGGTAACCCCACTGCATCCTATTCAATTTTTCCCGGTATGTAGCCCACAACACTTAGAGAAGAACAATTCTCTCTCTCAGCCACTCGATTTGGCACACCAACGACTGTTACACGATGATCAGGATGGTAAAACCTGGGCCACCTGGCTAGGCGCCCACGCTCCACAAATTATCAATATTCCTCAACACCTCAACTTCTCACATGCAGGACTCTCTCTGGAGGCTGCCATCGCAGGCTACGGCGTAGCCATAGGCGACAACTACACCGCCTCAGCAGGCCTGGCCAGCGGAAACTTAGTACGCCCTTTCGAACAAAGTGTCCCCTCCCTTGGCAATTATTATCTGGTTGCCGAAAAGCGAAAGACCGGTGACGATAAACTCAGCGCTTTTATCGACTGGTTACTGACACGGATAAATGCCCAGTTCATCGACACGCCCCAAGCGCTATAAGTGATTAATCTTTTCGATAAGACTTGAGTCATCAGCCCGATGCATCTGGCTATGAATATCATCCTATCGTTCCTCGCCCGAACGCCCCCTAAGGCAGCACAGATTAGGATGAATTTTTCTCTACATTTGCAGTGATCATTAGCAAACTTATCGCTTATTGATGAAAAAATATAAACGATTAGCGCAATTTTTATCAGTAGACCCTCCTCCTTTGCCTCGTTAGGTTTGAAGCTATCCAAACAAACGACAAGGTAAAGATATGCCACGTACATTAGACTCCACACCGCGCCAGGACGGCTTTCGTATGCCCGGAGAGTTTGAACCCAAAAAAGGTTGTTGGCTCGGTTGGCCTGAGCGCTGTGACGTTTGGCGTAACGGTGCTAAACCTGCACAAAAGGTCTGGGTTCAGATATGCACCGCCATTGCACAAAGCGAGCTGGTGACAGTCTGTGTTTCCCAAGCTCAGTATGAAAACGCCCGTGCCATGTTACCCGATACGGTTCGCGTGGTAGAAATGAGCACCAATGACGCCTGGTTCAGGGACTCGGCCTGTGCTTTTCTGGTCAACGATAGAGGGGATGTCAGGGGTACCGATTGGACATTTAATGCTTATGGAGGACTCAATGGCGGGCTCTACTTCCCTTGGGACAGTGACGATCAGATAGCGCAGAAGATCCTTGAAATAGAAAACCTCGATAGATACCGCTCCCCATTGATTGCCGAAATGGGGGGCATTCAATGTGACGGACAAGGCACTCTACTCACCACGGAGCAATGCCTGCTCAATCCCAATCGAAACGGACATCTGAGCAAAGAAGCAGTCGAGCAGCAGTTAAGGGATTATATGGGAGTCGAGAAGATCATCTGGTTGCCACGAGGCTGCAAGTTTGATGAAACCGATGGCCATATCGACGATCTTGCCTGTTGGGTTGCCCCCGGAGAACTTCTGCTGCAATGGACGGACGATGAAAGCGATCCCCAATATGAGATCTATCAAGAAGCCTATGAGATCTTGAGTCGCAGCACCGATGCCAGAGGCCGTTCAATTAAAATCCATAAGATCCCGCAGCCTAAAGCGCTTGAGTGGACAATAGAGGAAGCCTCCGGCCTTGATGATGCCACAGGGACCCATGCCCGCGTCGCAGGCACTAAAATCTGCGCCTCCTACATTAATTATTACATAGGTAACGACATTATCATGGTCCCCGCCTACGACGATCCCATGGACGAACCCGCTCAGGCGGTACTCAGAACCCTGTTTCCAAAACATAAGGTGATCGGGATCCCAAATGCTCGTGAGATATTGCTTGGTGGTGGCAATGTCGCCTGTATCACCCAGCCACAATACGCAGGTTAATAATTTATCAGCCAAGCATTCTGAATATCATAACAGAAATAAAAAACAGACACTTGCAACAGGAAGCGAAGATGAAAACTCAAACAAAAATACTGTTAGCGACATTAACACTTTGTACCACCTCGGTCTCGGCGGCTGAAAACACACTCAACATATATAACTGGTCCGATTATATCAGTGAAGAAGCAATAGCCTCATTTGAAGCCAAAACCGGTATTGAGGTCAATTATGATGTGTATGATTCCCAGGAGCTGGCAGAGACAAAGCTGCTGGTAGGAAAAACTGGGTATGATCTTGTCGTATCATCGGGCTCTTTTCTGCAGCGTCAAATAAAAGTGGGAGTATTTCAACCCTTAGATAAGAGTCGCCTTAAAAACTACCATCACCTTGACCCTAAGGTATTAGATATTGTCGCTTCATTCGATGAAGGCAACCAACATGCTATTCCCTACATGTGGGGAACGACAGGGATTGGTTACAACATAGATAAAGTCAGTAAAATTCTGGGAAACAAGCCCGTCAACACCTGGGAACTCTTGTTTCAAGTCGATATCGTATCTAAATTTACCGATTGCGGTGTCGCCATGGTCGATGCCCCGAGTGAAGTCGTCAGCGCCATGCTCAAATACTTAGGCAAGAACCCCAACTCTCAGGATTTAGCCGATCTTAAGCTGGTTGAGGAGCATTTATTGAAAATACGCCCCTATATCACCTACTTCCATAGCTCCTCCTATGTCACGGATCTGGCCAGCGGCAACATCTGCCTCGCGATGGGGTGGAGTGGTGATGTGTTTATGGCAGCTAATCGCGCTATCGAAGCGAAAAATGGGATTAACGTCAACTATGTTATTCCTCGCGAGGGAGCACAAGGCTGGGCGGACACCTTCAATATCACCAGCGATTCTAAAAATGTTGATGCGGCCTACGCCTTTCTCGACCATATCTTAGAGCCACAAGTAATAGCCGGGATCTCAAACTATGTTT
This window harbors:
- a CDS encoding polyamine ABC transporter substrate-binding protein, translated to MKTQTKILLATLTLCTTSVSAAENTLNIYNWSDYISEEAIASFEAKTGIEVNYDVYDSQELAETKLLVGKTGYDLVVSSGSFLQRQIKVGVFQPLDKSRLKNYHHLDPKVLDIVASFDEGNQHAIPYMWGTTGIGYNIDKVSKILGNKPVNTWELLFQVDIVSKFTDCGVAMVDAPSEVVSAMLKYLGKNPNSQDLADLKLVEEHLLKIRPYITYFHSSSYVTDLASGNICLAMGWSGDVFMAANRAIEAKNGINVNYVIPREGAQGWADTFNITSDSKNVDAAYAFLDHILEPQVIAGISNYVWYANANQDAFEYIDTDITSHPGIYPDNKTRKNLFADKGRTLKYERAMNRMWTRVKTGL